In Dermacentor andersoni chromosome 11, qqDerAnde1_hic_scaffold, whole genome shotgun sequence, the sequence GTTTCTCTGCTATCACGATTGGCTGCCACTGCACTTTAAATGTGCGCACGAATACGTGCATGACTGTGTTAGAATGTTACCTTGACAACAGTAAGCTCGATTACAGTGAGTGACAGTCAAAGCCACATCAGCGAAGAGAACGAAAAACGGTTGGAAAAATCCCGGACGGCGCGGAGTGATGACCGGATCAACATATTGTGGGACGTCGGGACGAATATTTACAGCCAAGTATCGTGCTAGTACGGCTACAGTACGACCATTTATACCTATAATGGAGCCGAAAATATCTAACAATCATGCAGATGATCTAGGTGGCTGAAATTAAGGGCTGTGCTGAGGTGGTTTTGTGCAGTGAAATTTCAAGATAGAGCTTTGgaattcttcttcttattattattattattattattattattcaaatagATAATACATAAGACAGAAGAGTCAGAGATAAAACAATTCCGCCTGCCTCTAAGGGCAGTGTGTGTGAAAACTGCAGACATCACGGGAAAGATTCAAGAGGGATGGCTTGCCTACGTAATGATGACAGACGGAAAGTTAAATTGCCAGGAATTTAACGAAAATTGACACCAACGATTCAAGTCGGCATGCGAGGCGGTGGGATATGACACCTCAACGCCAAGAAGCCGAAGAAACTCCTAGCCGACATAGATTACACTGCGTGGTACAGCACGAAACCGGACAAGGGGTTAAGCGGTTTACGTTGTCGATAGCAAAATTCTTTCCTCAACGCGGACATTTCTGGAAGTTCGCTCGGTCAGGTGTTATGTAGTGCGATTGCTTCGTGCTGCTGCAAGCGTGTTGCCGTCGCGAGCGGAGAGGCGTAGCGGAGTGGCAGCAAGTGCACCCGCCGCCCTGACGCTGCCACCGGCTAGCTGTTTCAATGAGCACTGTAAGTGCCCCtcctgccacacaacaataatcgtcatctgccttgatgcgtttcctttctttaacgctgcgagcctggtactttccagtaacgaacggcacgcgcgttatcagcatgacaaaaTCAGCATGACATcattgtcatgctgataacgcgcgtgctgttcgttactggaaagtaccgggctcgcagcgttaaagaaaggaaacgcatcaaggcagatgacgattatgctgtcatgctgataacgcgcgtgccgttcgttactggaaagtactaggatcgcagcgttaaagaaaggaaacgcatcaaggcagatgacgattaccgttgtgtggcagaagggacaCTTAGAGTGAGGGCTGCCCAACGACTGTCGAAGGAAACTACTTTTGGAGTGCTGCATCGGTATGTGATGCTAACAAAGaatatttgaattttttttattcccaGAATCGGGCTCCAGACGTTCATTTCTTAGCTTTAGGTGATATAAACTCTTGAAAATAGCTTCTCCTTTGTTGTTGCCGTTCCCCTTCTGATGTAAAGAACGCGGATAATGAAAATTATGAATGTTTTGGAGTTATTGCGTTTGATGCTAACCTGCTATATATTCCGCATTGAAATGAAAGCAAATCACCCAACAAGACGCGATCACCTAGAGTGTACTAGACTCTACGATCACCGCACTGAACTGTAGCAGACAATAACGGCGCCAACACCCCAGCcatatggatggatgttatgaacgtcccctttggaacggggcggtgggtcgcgccaccaagccGTTGCAATTATAccgcctaatgttctacctaggttaaaaaaaagaaagaaaaaaaccacgCTGAGcttccacaaccaaatttcctgatcccctattgtgaactttgctattgtacgtctccgttctttctctacttttcttccatcaatcaCTCTTACTATATCGCTACAGACGCCAGCGCCCCTTCACCGACAATTTTATTGTAGCAGACAACTAGCGCCGCTTTACAGTAGCGGTGTGACAGCCGTATTGGAGCCTTCTCGCTGGGCAATTCTTACGTCATAGCGGGATTTGTAGTTTCGGCGTGCTTCGCGCGTGTGCGCAACTTTCTCTTGTGGTTTGCTTTTGCTGCAGTGTACTAGTACACTATACTTTTGCAGTCGATATGCCGCCGGCACGTAGCATCGCAGTGCTTCGCGATGTGCATAACTGCGTTAGAATACTTCCGTCCACATCAAACAAGGCACTATGCCGAAGGATGTCGTCCTTCGTGTCTGCTGAAGACAAATCGGACGCGACGAACCTAGAAGAAGGTGAGCAGACTGTCTGATATGCTTTCTGCTGGCCGCCGCCTTCGATCGCCAATATGACCGGCGTTGAGTTCCACAAGGCTGCTGCCTGAGAAAACTTTTCATTCCTTTACAAAGTAAATCAAGGTGGAATACATAGCCGGAGTCGTTGCTTCCGCTCGCCTTGGTAAAGCGAACGATGCTTGCTCCGAGGGAACCGGTCACGCCTATCGGGTATAAAAATATCTGTTTGGTTATCTTTGCATTCTTGGTTTTAATTTCGTTGGATTCCTCACACAATACAGCTTTAACGTTTGCTTTACACTAAGTTACAGCCCACTTCGTGTTGAACGCCTTATACCATGGTACTTTCGTAACATACAAACGCCTAGGCAGGAGCTTAATCTTCGTTATACCGAACGACCACAAAATAAGAGACGCGGAAGGACACAGAACAAGCCCTCAATTACTCAACTGATCTTTGTTGGAAAACATCACTTCAATATATGTGCACGCTTCAGACTCTCAGCATGCGCAAAGTAATGGCCAACGTTCACCGAGTGTAATCAATAAAGAATATTGATCGTAATACGTCAAAGTGAAACATATCGATGTGATCGATATGCTTCATTAGTAAAATTTGGTTTATAGTTCGCCTTTATTGTGCTCACATACTGTGTACCTGTGTGCATTGTCACGTGACgcgttagcccccccccccccccccctaaatatCATTGGTAATTGAGCAACCTGTCCTACTTGTTATTCTGTGTACAACATGTACAAAATCTACCAACAACGCACTTTGCCATAAAACTGCCACACAACACTTTGTCTGGCAGATTCATACATGCCCAGCAGCCTGAATTACCGGCAGCTGTAGGACAAGTACAGTGCAAGTTACATTATCGGCATTGCAGAGGAACTCGTGTGACGTGAATCAGTACtgtgcacatttatttttatgcTGTTCTTTGCAGATCGGAAGTTTCGAAAGCTGGATCTCTACAAGCAAAAAGAACCGCCGAAACAAAAACGGCCGGAAATCAAGTTTGATGTGAGCTCATTTTTACTTCATCAATAATTGACAAGTTAAGCATAATTAATTGCGTGTTCATAAACAAAAATCACAGATACTGCTTATTATTGTTTTGCTTACATCAAATGTAACAGCAGCACTGCACATCTTTGTGATGTTACACTCTGCAGTTCCTCTTTGCGTTGGTTCATGAGCTTTGCCAAACTAGTCATGCTCAACATTCATATGGAAATGTATTGGACTACAAATTTGAAACTGTGCATCTGGTTTTTGTAAGGAAATTGTAGACTCATTTTCCTAACGATTTGCCGTACCTCTTAGTGACTTCACATATACTTAATCTACTAATCACAAATGAAGGAACTGGAACAGGCAAAAGTCAAATCATTGTCACATAAAGAACAAATGTTGCTTAGTATAATAAACATTGTGTGATTCATGAAAGTTTAATGTAAAAATTACTTGCACCAGTCAATTCTTTCCTTCGTTTACTGTGTGTGAAAGCATAACTGAAGTGTGCAAGTTAATTGCACTGAATTACAAAGTGCAGAAACATGCGACTCTGCAGAAATATAGTATTTGTACTACGTGGAGTAATCCCGTCTGATATTGACGTTAACAAATAGAATGCCAATGCTCATGATTAGTTTCACCATGTGCCTTACAATTATGATTTCTATCAAGTTGCCGACATGGTTAGGTGTTTGCAACACAACAATGCCAAACAGCAGCATAGATGTGTACCACTGCGATTCGCTATAGGCCTCCAATTGTAGCTAGAAATATTGCACGTACACACACGTGGCTCCTGCTGCTTGTGTGTTCAGTTCATTGGAACGCTCTCTCTGAACAGGTTCCGCAACCACGTAGCGAGCGCATGCCCGTGGACCAAGACTGGCCGAGCGTGTGGCCCACAGCACAGTCCTTTCGCCCTTCAGTGGTGCCGCTGCCGCTGCGTCAGGGTTACCGTCAGAAGGGGGCACCACCGGGCAAGTATGCCAACTTGGAGCTCATGAAAGTGCCAAACTTCCTTCACCTGACACCCGCTCATCTCTCCAAGCATGCCAAGGTCCTCCGGCGTGAGTATGCCTCACCTGACAATTCCAAACCTTCTCAAAGTCATGTTTCACATGTAGCAGGCAACACTATGAAGGCTAAAGAAAGGCTTCTCCAACTGCTTGCATTCATGACCAAAAAAATGTCCATCACACACTGAAGGAAAATATAGTCATGTAACAATGTCTCATACTTCTATGTTGCAAAATATGATGTATTTATTACATGAAAGATGTTGCAGATTTTAACCTGTCCACCACCAAACAAGCCGAGTGGCGCATTTTTTTAAGGGAAGGTGGGCTGTCCATTATGGAAGCAGATAAGGAAGGCAGCTTTATTGTCATGCTGGAAGGCATGTTTGAAGATAAGGCCCAACAAGCTGTTCTAAAGCACTTCAAGCCTGTTGATTTCTGTGCCAAGTTTCAAAGGAAACACCCtgtagacaccctgtatactagCGAAACAGAAAATTTCGAGCATAAAGCAGTATATTAATGatctaagaaagaaaagaatcagATCGAACATTCTAGTAAAACATACGGAAGATAAGAGGAGCCCAATTGACTGAGATAATGCAGATGTGCTGAAAAGGGAAATAAACTTGGCTTCTAGACATCACCTGGAATCACTGATCATTCAAACTACAGAATGCATGCTTTATCGAAATGATAGAACTTTTCCTCACATACATGCTCATTGTTTATGTCATGTCTTGAAACCCATATAGCTTTGTTTATTGTGCTCTCGATTTCATTGAGAGCATTCCCCATCAAAAGAGCCAAAATATGTTTCcttcattttttaatttttttcctgtgGTTGGCATCCTTTTTAGTTATCGTAAATTATCTTCGCACAGAATTTTGCACCCCATGGCCAGCTGGTCTGGAGACTGATGAAAAGTGTGAAGAACATTTCCCAGTGGAAGTGATTGACAGTGACTACTGCCATGCTAGCCCGTCGATCAGAGACCCCAGGTCCAGGATTGTTACGCTGAGGGTATGACACAGCATGCATTTATCTATCATGCCTTTTTGCATTTTCACTCACTTAGACTCCTGGAGTCCTGTTCACCCCTCCCTCTTTCTGACATGTTCAGATTTTGGTCCTTAATGTGCTGTTGTGCATTTTGCATGAAAATCTTCAACGATAGAGGAAAGTTGCTGCGCTTTTGATTCAAAGAATGGGAATTATGATGTTTCTTGTGTAAGCtgacaaaataaagagaaagaaaaaaaaaagacatttgatGCATTACCATCTAGTACACGTCATGCTGGACACTAATAAAAAAACCAACCACTGCAATTTCAGAGCATATACAGCAAAAACAGCAGATTTTGCTAAGTATGCTGCTATAATGGCCATCTCAAACACAAGCACATATCTTTTAGCACATAAAATGGCATAAGCAAAAGCATGACAATTCATGTTACCTTTCCAATGAGAGGAGTTTTTGGTTGCTAATGAAAGATGACCATTGTTACAATTTGGGCCTCTTCGTATGCCATTATTAAGATGTGCAGTTCCTTGGCTGTTTCTGTAACACTCTGTATATCTCTACCATGTGGGAAGCAGTACATAGGTCACACAGGTCACTGTATCAATGACAACCTCAGATAACATGGAGATCACATTAAGAATGCACGTGATGGCTGGCTCGTGCATAATTGCAACAGCTGTGATTATAAGCAGTCATGTAATGCATGTATCTTTGTAAGCAAGGACCACAGCAGGCTGACACGCAAAATGATTGAAGCTGATTTGATTTTAAGACTTCGGTCAGACTGTGTTTTTTGTGATAAAGAGTTTGAATTCCTTAGAAGGCCATGCAAGCATGCATGTGACATGTGGTTGTGGAAATATATATCTAAATAGCTATTCCTATGAATAAAATTCTGTTGGAAGGTAGCACTCTGTCTTGActattcctttttcttccccATGTACTTGTGCTACAAACATCTTAGTAACAAAAGGCGCATATGAAATTCGGCTTTGTTATAGGCATTGCAATGTACCATATCTCAATGCGTTCATGACATACTTCTGGACATCCATTGTGCACCTTCTTTACATATATTGTGCCTCTTCAGGTAAAACTGTCAAACTTGGAGCTTGACTATCATGCAAGAGATAAGCTCCTTCGGTTGGCTGGTGACCGCTATGACCCTGCTACTGATGTCCTCACTATTGTCACCGACAGGCAAGTCACATAGGCTTGAAACTGCTTGATTTCTTACGTGGTACACATTTCTGGATGTGTCAACAGCAACATTACTAATTTTCCATCTGCTGTCATTACAGTGACAAGCTGTTTCAGTTTACTAAAGGCACATTTAGCTGGCAGTCGCAGAGCGCTCTGGCAGTGTTTCAAGGAGCATGTAAAACAGCAGCTAAGCTTCACTGTGAACACAAGTGGGCTGAAATGGCAATAATGAAGCATGACTAACACTATTTGACCCGCTTATTCCTTCAATACATTCCTAAAGCAGTCTTGTATGGCCTGACTGGCACTAGCAAAGTAGTCAAACAGCTAGCCAAATATGCCATAAGCTACACTTTACTTTGCAGTCATTTAAGCCATTGTTGATTGTGTACAGGAaggcacccacagtttcacactGACATCCTCGTACTGGGGATGAACACACACAGAAATTGGCTGTCCGAGTTTTAATGCATTGCCAGCATGTGGCACTTATGTGTCTACAACTGCAGACATGCAGCAGACGTCTGCGTAAGAGGAAAGCAAATCTGCAGGAGTCTTGCAGATGTGCTCTGCTTCTAACTGCAGCCAAAATTATCACTGCATGAAAAATTGTGATATCTGTATTTCGCAAAGCCATTTTTGACCGCGCTTATACTATATTATGTGCCAACATAGCTGTTTCCATTTCGtgcatttcttttgtttgttttttttaccATCCTTTTTGCTGTGCCTTAGGTGTCCACTGAAGAAACAGAACTATGACTATGCCCATTACCTTCTTACTGCTGTGTACCACGAATCTTGGGTGAGTGTATATAATCTTGTGATTTGTCATGTCCATCATTTTTAAAATATAGTTTTAGCTTGTTTGTGAGCTTATTACTGTTTATAGATTGCCAGGTTACTGGAGCCATGAATGGCATTAGCAATGCTGGCAGTGATAACTTGTGACACTTTGTCCAACTGCAATGTATTCGAAACATTTTTGTGTTGTTTGAGTGTTACTATTGAAGGAAAATCATGAAAGGGCTGCGTGTTAATGATTACGTCTCTACTGACCCTTTACATCAGAGTATGATAGCTCAGTGCAGTATTAGCTTTGTGTGCTCTCTGATTAAAACTGTGCATCACAATATGTTCCTGCCAAAAACTTCTCCGATAACCTGATATTCCTGAAATGGTAATATGTTTAGGGACAAGCTAAATCTCCGGTATTTTAAACTAGTTCATCACACATGGTAGACCAAGCTATGGAGCACATCAGCACCACTGTTTGCGAGAAAGCACTGTGCCTACTGGCAGCACGACCACTACAGCCCTAAAAGGAATAAACTTTTTGTGCCTGACTGAAGCAGGTGTGCATGTGCAAATCCTTTATTAGATCATGTTTCAACTCGCCCAAGTAATGCCAATATATGTCTTACTTAAACTTCTAAATTGTATAAATGCCACAGTAGAAGCATGGTGTTGTTTTAATATTGGTAGAAATATAGTAGTGGCATCAGTGTAGGACATAACTGCATTGATGCACTCCTAATACTGTTTAGTGCAAAATTGTTCCTTGAAGAAGTCATTCACATTTGTATGCATTTTCATACCGAGAGGAAGAAACATGACACAAATGTAACGCAAATGCAAAGGCTTATCTCTGAAGTTGTTCAAGTAATGTGGAACCATTCAGAGCCTATGAAATGTGAAACGCCTAACAAGGACTTTGATGCTTACACCAGAGGCTATGTTACTTGCTCGCATGATCAACTCAAAGCCCCCTCCTCTTTCAAACCCAGAACACAGAGCCTTGGGAAGCAGACAAGGCCGAGTCTGACATGGAGTGCTTCTTTTGGGAGAAGAGCCGGTCAGAAACTAATGCAGTTGGTTTTGTCAGACGTATGCAGCAGTCACTGGCTGGCCAGGTAAGGCTCTTGTCATCATTAGCCAGAACATGCAACCATAGCAAGTCACTTGTCATGTGCAGCAGCAAAACAGTGGGAACTTATTTTTCTATTGCTAATACAGTAGAACCGGGTTTAATGAAGTTACATCCAACACGAAAATGCCTTCATTATATACGATATGCATTATGAGCATATATTCATTACACATGTTAATATCAGCAAGAAACATCTCAAATTTGTTTTGCTATATCCAAtaattcattatattgaggtgCAACTACAAGCGCAAGATTAGGTTCCTGATACCAAGCTTATTCATCCTTCTAAAACAACAGTTCATGCATCACAGGTTGTACTGCCCTTAACTGTACAGCATTTAATGCAAGATGTGCAACACACAACAACAGTGGGAAGACGCATCCAGCACTCTTGCTGTATTTTATGGACACCGTCATCATACCTAGCCTAATTACTACATGATGCCACAACAATGTCGGTGTTGTAATTTTGAAACATAAAACTTTAATGTCAAGTTAAGTTACAGTGGACTCTGAATAAATTAAGCTCACTTAAACAGAAATGCTGGATAAGCAGGATAGGGGTACCACTTTGGTTCACTACCCATAAAAACAATGCTAAGAAACTTATTAAatggaatgcttctttttttgaacTCCGTTAAATGAAACTGAAACCGACAATGCACCTTCCTTATCAGCCGCTGTACCTCATATGAACAGAAGTAGTTCTACAAACATGTCAATTGGTTATGCCAAATAGTAAAAAAAATCCAATCCACCGGCCAGTTGCACTGTCATGCTGTTAGTAGCTGCTTTGCGGCGTTCATGTTGCCAATTTTCTGCCTTCCTTGGTGCATCGTGATGGTGACAGTTGAACAAatgccttgagtgaaggaagctGTACTATCCCCCACCACAAAGCAGTGAAACTATACGCTTAACACTTCTAAAATAAAACAACTTTGTGATTCTTGCGTCCTTTACAGACAAAACTCTTTTTCTATCCCTTTGCTAAATGTTGTCCTTGTATGTGCAAAAAGCGTGTGGTAGCATTTTTGCAACTTTAAAGAATTTGTGCCACTACTACTCTTTAGTGTGCACTTTGATGAGGGGCCTTAGCTTACTGGCATACACAGTATAATATCCCATGTCTTGCTGAAGAAAGATTTCCCCATCaacgggaagctttagcttgggcgcTCCCATCTAAATGCATGGAAAAGGAGAAATTTATTTTACGCAGCagcaactgcaccaaatttgattaggcttattatatttttttaaatgttaaaaTATAGGGACTGTAAAAAGCGAAGTTTTTATTtagactgtcaaaaaaaaaagttgaatatTGCAAaattgggagaaaaaaaaaagaactctggtGTCAAGTTTAGAACTCCGTACCTCGGCAATCAAAAACTATATAGCTATTTTGCcaactgcacctaataatacatctaaagcagacaaaattgatgtgctaTACTCTGCTCCGATatatataccactaatttgtgagtaggacttttgcaaaaccctcataAACAGTATAACAATTTCAGGCAAGCTGTAAATTCATGTATCAAATTTGCCACCGTTAGGTGCTCTAACAGATGCATTTACAGAACTGCAGTATCTGTGTCGGTGCTGGGTCATGGATTTAttaacttcgtgcttcaattACATTAATCCTTATTGCAAAATTCTATGCCCTGAATAAAAAGTCTGCTTCCTACACTAACTATAACTTAACTTTCTCAAATGTAACAAGTTTCATCAAATCAGTTACGTAGCTGTcttataaaagcatttctgcattcttACACATACAATTCGAATGGGGAAATTGGAGTTGGCtgcgagctaaaccttcctcgtGAATGTTTCAGACTTGCAGCAGAACAGTGTTTCTCTTTTACAGGAGGAAATTACCCACCCCCATGTGCAGCACCTGCCACCGGAATGCACAGATGACGACGTAAAGGGTGTCACTCAAGTGAAGGACTACGCGGAGGCTGTGTGTGAGATTCACAACGGAGGAGAAAGCCTGCAGTCGTGGGACAAATACAAACGCTCTGTGTGTTCGCTGTTAGGCTTAAAGCACACCGAGCTCAGCCCACTGGCAGGAGAAGTGCATGCATCGTGAGCTGTGTGTGTGGACATTTCAATCAAATGTGGCTGCAAGGCTTTCAAATGGCATAGTAAAGGAGCTGCACTCCAAAAGATCCAGTGCTCAGTATCCGAGGTCAGCTCTCAAAAAACTGTGTGAGCACTGCTGCTTGTCAATGTAGAATAATAAAATATTTTGAGTTGTTACGTTTCTTGTCAAGAATTGGCTGGTTTTCTGAAACACTTG encodes:
- the mRpS35 gene encoding small ribosomal subunit protein mS35, coding for MPPARSIAVLRDVHNCVRILPSTSNKALCRRMSSFVSAEDKSDATNLEEDRKFRKLDLYKQKEPPKQKRPEIKFDVPQPRSERMPVDQDWPSVWPTAQSFRPSVVPLPLRQGYRQKGAPPGKYANLELMKVPNFLHLTPAHLSKHAKVLRQFCTPWPAGLETDEKCEEHFPVEVIDSDYCHASPSIRDPRSRIVTLRVKLSNLELDYHARDKLLRLAGDRYDPATDVLTIVTDRCPLKKQNYDYAHYLLTAVYHESWNTEPWEADKAESDMECFFWEKSRSETNAVGFVRRMQQSLAGQEEITHPHVQHLPPECTDDDVKGVTQVKDYAEAVCEIHNGGESLQSWDKYKRSVCSLLGLKHTELSPLAGEVHAS